A genomic region of Serratia fonticola contains the following coding sequences:
- the cynS gene encoding cyanase, with product MTQSLQNTCARQNLTDIIMDAKVRQGLTFEAINQGTGLSLAFVTAALLGQHPLPEQAARVVAAKLGLDEDAVRLLQAIPVRGSIPGGVPTDPTIYRFYEMVQIYGSTLRALVHEQFGDGVISAINFKLDIKKVQDPDGGERAVITLDGKYLPTKPF from the coding sequence ATGACACAATCTCTACAAAACACTTGCGCACGCCAGAACCTGACCGACATCATCATGGATGCCAAAGTCCGCCAGGGCCTGACCTTTGAGGCGATTAACCAAGGCACCGGCTTGAGCCTGGCGTTCGTCACCGCCGCACTGCTTGGCCAGCATCCGTTGCCGGAACAGGCCGCCCGCGTCGTAGCGGCAAAACTGGGTTTGGACGAAGATGCGGTGCGCCTGCTGCAAGCCATCCCGGTACGCGGCAGTATCCCCGGCGGTGTGCCGACCGACCCGACCATTTATCGTTTCTACGAGATGGTGCAGATTTACGGCTCAACCCTGCGGGCACTGGTACATGAACAATTTGGTGATGGGGTGATCAGCGCGATCAACTTCAAGCTGGATATCAAAAAGGTCCAGGATCCCGATGGCGGTGAACGCGCGGTGATCACGCTGGACGGCAAGTACCTGCCAACCAAGCCTTTCTAA
- a CDS encoding DUF1240 domain-containing protein, which produces MVKINRPLVSILAVFLLLFSLWIGWFSLSEYLAFFKLSDVIIFSWKLGLMIFGTPLLLYFSYLAFYCVIKNKIPVMNNKLANELTILAFFGAAFSLIVSLYLSSNLNSHGYTVCQKGSWMEPNKYVKDIMLCSQ; this is translated from the coding sequence GTGGTTAAAATAAACCGGCCGTTAGTTAGTATACTTGCAGTCTTTCTTTTGTTGTTTTCGCTATGGATTGGTTGGTTTTCTCTAAGTGAATATTTGGCTTTTTTTAAATTGAGTGATGTTATTATCTTCTCATGGAAATTAGGGTTGATGATATTTGGAACACCTTTGCTGCTTTACTTTTCATACTTGGCATTTTATTGTGTTATAAAAAATAAAATCCCCGTAATGAATAATAAATTAGCTAACGAATTAACTATTCTGGCATTTTTTGGGGCGGCATTTTCTTTGATTGTCTCATTATATCTTAGCAGTAATCTTAATAGTCATGGCTATACAGTATGCCAGAAAGGGTCCTGGATGGAACCCAATAAATACGTAAAAGATATAATGCTATGTTCACAATGA
- the cynR gene encoding transcriptional regulator CynR — protein sequence MLLRHIRYFLAVAEQGNFTRAAEVLHVSQPTLSQQIKQLEETLQAPLFDRSGRRVQLTDAGEAWLRYARLALQDLEAGKRAIQDVATLERGSLRLAMTPTFTAYLIGPLVDRFFRQYPGITLNIREMTQDKMEALLCDDQLDLGIAFEPVQVVDIEANLLFAERLQLMVGEGHYLANSRDAVSAMALQQTPLVLLSRDFATRLYVDEYCHQHGIHPQVAMEANAIGAIVEIVRRGQLATILPEAIGRENPALRPVPLALPMPERNAVLLQRKESYRSAAAQAFTAMLYQQMQEMC from the coding sequence ATGTTACTTCGGCATATTCGTTATTTTCTGGCGGTGGCAGAGCAGGGAAATTTCACCCGGGCAGCCGAGGTGTTGCATGTTTCTCAACCCACCTTGTCACAGCAAATCAAACAGTTGGAGGAGACGCTACAGGCACCACTGTTTGACCGTTCAGGACGACGAGTGCAATTAACCGATGCCGGAGAGGCCTGGCTGCGCTACGCGCGTCTGGCGTTGCAGGATCTGGAGGCCGGAAAACGGGCAATCCAGGATGTGGCGACGCTGGAGCGCGGCAGCCTGCGCCTGGCAATGACGCCAACGTTTACCGCCTACCTGATTGGTCCGCTGGTTGACCGCTTCTTTCGGCAGTATCCCGGCATTACGCTGAACATTCGTGAGATGACACAGGATAAAATGGAGGCGTTACTTTGCGACGATCAATTGGATCTCGGTATCGCTTTTGAGCCCGTTCAAGTGGTTGATATTGAGGCCAATCTACTGTTCGCCGAAAGATTGCAACTGATGGTGGGGGAAGGGCATTACCTCGCCAATAGCCGCGATGCCGTGAGTGCGATGGCGTTGCAACAGACGCCATTGGTGCTACTGAGCAGGGATTTTGCCACCCGTCTCTATGTGGATGAGTATTGCCATCAGCACGGTATCCACCCTCAGGTAGCGATGGAGGCCAATGCGATTGGCGCTATTGTGGAAATTGTACGCCGGGGGCAGCTTGCCACTATTCTGCCGGAAGCTATTGGGCGTGAAAATCCGGCTCTGCGTCCAGTCCCCTTGGCGCTCCCCATGCCGGAGCGTAATGCGGTTCTGTTACAGCGTAAAGAAAGCTATCGCAGCGCTGCGGCGCAAGCATTTACCGCGATGCTGTATCAACAGATGCAGGAAATGTGTTGA
- a CDS encoding ABC-F family ATPase, translated as MLSTNNITMQFGSKPLFENISVKFGGGNRYGLIGANGCGKSTFMKILGGDLVPSGGNVFLDPNERLGKLRQDQFAFEQFSVLDTVIMGHTELWAVKEERDRIYALAEMSEEDGYKVADLEVAYGEMDGYTAEARAGELLLGVGIPVEQHYGPMSEIAPGFKLRVLLAQALFSDPEILLLDEPTNNLDIDTIRWLEQVLNERNSTMIIISHDRHFLNMVCTHMADLDYGELRVYPGNYDEYMTAATQARERLMADNAKKKAQINELQSFVSRFSANASKSKQATSRARQIDKIQLEEVKASSRQNPFIRFEQDKKLFRNALEVEALTKGFDNGPLFSKLNLMVEVGEKVAILGANGIGKSTLLKTLVGDLEPDNGSVKWSENARIGYYAQDHEYEFDDTLSVFDWMSQWKQEKDDEQAVRSVLGRLLFSQDDIKKRVKVLSGGEKGRMLFGKLMMQRPNILIMDEPTNHMDMESIESLNMALEMYEGTLIFVSHDREFVSSLASRILEITPNKVIDFTGNYEDYLRSQGIV; from the coding sequence GTGTTAAGCACTAACAACATCACCATGCAGTTCGGCAGTAAACCGTTGTTTGAAAACATCTCTGTCAAGTTTGGCGGCGGTAACCGCTATGGTTTGATCGGAGCCAACGGCTGCGGCAAATCGACGTTCATGAAAATCCTCGGCGGCGACCTGGTGCCGAGCGGCGGTAACGTGTTCCTGGATCCAAATGAGCGTCTGGGTAAACTGCGCCAGGATCAGTTCGCTTTTGAACAATTCAGCGTGCTCGATACCGTGATCATGGGCCACACCGAACTGTGGGCGGTGAAGGAAGAGCGCGATCGCATTTACGCCTTGGCGGAGATGAGCGAAGAAGACGGCTATAAAGTAGCCGATCTGGAAGTGGCCTATGGCGAGATGGACGGTTATACCGCGGAGGCACGCGCCGGTGAACTGCTGCTTGGCGTAGGGATCCCGGTAGAACAGCATTACGGCCCGATGAGCGAAATCGCTCCGGGTTTCAAACTGCGTGTTTTGCTGGCGCAGGCACTGTTCTCCGACCCAGAAATCCTGCTGCTCGACGAACCGACCAACAACCTGGACATCGATACCATTCGCTGGCTGGAGCAGGTGCTGAACGAACGTAACAGCACCATGATCATCATTTCGCACGACCGTCACTTCCTGAACATGGTTTGTACGCATATGGCGGATCTGGACTACGGCGAACTGCGTGTCTATCCCGGCAACTATGACGAGTACATGACGGCGGCAACCCAGGCGCGTGAGCGTCTGATGGCAGATAACGCCAAGAAGAAGGCGCAGATCAACGAACTGCAGTCATTCGTTAGCCGCTTCAGTGCCAACGCCTCCAAATCCAAACAGGCAACGTCCCGTGCCCGTCAGATCGACAAGATCCAGTTGGAGGAGGTAAAAGCCTCTAGCCGCCAGAACCCGTTTATCCGTTTTGAACAGGATAAGAAGCTGTTCCGTAACGCGCTGGAAGTCGAAGCGCTGACCAAGGGGTTCGACAACGGCCCGCTGTTCAGCAAGCTTAACCTGATGGTTGAAGTGGGTGAAAAGGTCGCCATCCTGGGGGCTAACGGTATCGGTAAATCTACCTTGCTGAAAACGCTGGTCGGCGATCTGGAGCCGGATAACGGCAGCGTGAAATGGTCTGAAAACGCCAGGATCGGTTACTACGCGCAGGATCACGAATATGAATTCGATGACACCCTGAGCGTATTCGACTGGATGAGCCAATGGAAACAGGAGAAGGACGACGAACAAGCGGTTCGCAGCGTTCTCGGTCGCCTGCTGTTCAGCCAGGACGATATCAAAAAGCGCGTGAAAGTGCTTTCCGGTGGTGAGAAAGGCCGCATGCTGTTCGGCAAGCTGATGATGCAGCGCCCGAATATCCTGATCATGGATGAGCCGACCAACCACATGGATATGGAATCCATCGAATCACTGAACATGGCGTTGGAAATGTATGAAGGTACGTTGATCTTCGTTTCCCACGACCGTGAGTTCGTCAGCTCGCTGGCTAGCCGCATTCTGGAAATCACCCCGAACAAGGTGATCGACTTTACCGGCAACTACGAAGACTATCTGCGTAGCCAAGGGATTGTCTGA
- a CDS encoding helix-turn-helix domain-containing protein, which translates to MDRANIIHDLLDWIETHLDQPLLLDNVAAKSGYSKWHLQRMFRSTTGHALGSYIRERRLSQAAQALRNTPRPILDIALQFHFDSQPSFSRAFKKQFGKTPAAYRRTPQRERAEPRAHHTTSLAGSHHGAPHLQSLYNRQCVDDNCAQWMGQR; encoded by the coding sequence ATGGATCGCGCCAATATCATTCACGATTTACTGGACTGGATCGAAACCCATCTGGATCAACCGCTGCTGCTGGATAATGTGGCAGCGAAGTCCGGTTACTCCAAATGGCACCTGCAGCGTATGTTCCGCAGTACAACCGGCCATGCGCTTGGCAGCTATATTCGCGAACGCCGCTTGTCACAGGCGGCGCAGGCTCTGCGTAACACCCCGCGCCCTATTCTGGATATTGCCTTACAGTTTCATTTCGATTCCCAACCTTCATTTTCACGCGCCTTTAAGAAACAGTTTGGCAAGACTCCGGCAGCCTATCGTCGCACCCCGCAGCGGGAACGTGCAGAACCACGTGCTCACCACACGACGTCGTTAGCCGGTTCTCATCACGGCGCCCCCCATCTGCAATCACTCTACAACCGCCAATGTGTTGACGATAACTGCGCCCAATGGATGGGCCAGCGCTAA
- the phoA gene encoding alkaline phosphatase, with protein sequence MQQSISLIAGAVLSALLCTTAMAESTTSHSNELTQRAARGDITEPGGARRLTGDQTAALKASLSDKTVKNVILLIGDGMGDSEITGARNYAEGAGGYFKGIDALPLTGQYTHYSLDKKSHKPNYVTDSAASATAWASGVKTYNGALGVDVNDKVQPTILELAKAAGKATGNVSTAELQDATPAALISHVTSRKCYGPEETSEKCASNALENGGLGSITEQLIKTRADVTLGGGAKSFDQLAKSGEWQGKTLKAQAEALGYQWVEDAESLKAINVANQQKPLLGLFAPGNMPVRWKGPKASYHGNIDQPAVTCEINPERSASVPTLAAMTEKAIDLLKHNPNGFFLQVEGASIDKQDHDANPCGQFGETVDLDEAVQKALEFARADGNTLVIVTADHAHSSQIIAADAKAPGLTQALTTKDGAVMAISYGNSEGSSQGHTGAQLRIAAYGPRAANVVGLTDQTDLFFTMRDAMNIK encoded by the coding sequence ATGCAGCAGTCCATTTCCCTGATCGCCGGTGCCGTATTGTCTGCGCTGCTTTGCACTACCGCCATGGCAGAAAGTACAACATCCCACAGCAATGAACTGACTCAGCGTGCGGCGCGTGGCGATATCACCGAACCCGGTGGTGCTCGACGCCTGACAGGGGATCAGACGGCAGCGCTGAAAGCGTCACTGTCAGATAAAACCGTCAAGAACGTGATCCTGCTGATCGGTGATGGTATGGGGGATTCAGAAATCACTGGCGCACGTAACTATGCCGAGGGTGCCGGCGGTTACTTCAAAGGGATTGATGCCCTGCCGCTGACCGGCCAATACACCCACTATTCGCTGGATAAGAAAAGCCATAAACCCAATTATGTGACCGACTCTGCGGCCTCGGCCACCGCCTGGGCAAGCGGGGTGAAAACCTATAACGGCGCGCTGGGTGTCGATGTTAACGATAAGGTTCAGCCAACGATCCTGGAGTTGGCCAAAGCGGCAGGTAAAGCCACCGGCAACGTCTCAACGGCAGAGCTGCAAGATGCCACCCCAGCCGCATTGATTTCACATGTGACATCCCGCAAATGCTACGGCCCGGAAGAAACCAGTGAGAAATGTGCCAGCAACGCACTGGAAAATGGCGGCCTCGGTTCCATTACCGAACAACTGATTAAAACCCGCGCCGATGTCACGTTGGGCGGCGGGGCAAAATCCTTCGACCAGTTGGCAAAAAGCGGTGAATGGCAGGGAAAAACGCTGAAAGCGCAGGCCGAAGCATTAGGCTATCAATGGGTTGAAGATGCCGAAAGCCTGAAAGCCATCAATGTCGCCAATCAGCAGAAACCGCTGTTGGGTCTGTTTGCGCCAGGTAACATGCCGGTGCGTTGGAAAGGACCAAAAGCGTCATATCACGGCAATATCGACCAACCCGCTGTCACCTGTGAGATTAATCCAGAACGCAGCGCCAGCGTCCCCACGCTGGCGGCCATGACCGAAAAGGCCATCGACCTGTTGAAACACAATCCAAACGGTTTCTTCCTGCAGGTGGAAGGGGCCTCCATCGATAAACAGGATCATGATGCCAATCCTTGCGGTCAGTTTGGCGAAACGGTCGATCTGGATGAGGCGGTGCAAAAAGCCTTGGAGTTTGCCCGTGCCGATGGTAACACCCTGGTGATCGTCACTGCTGACCACGCCCACTCCAGCCAGATTATCGCCGCTGATGCCAAGGCACCGGGTCTGACGCAGGCGTTAACGACCAAAGATGGCGCAGTGATGGCCATCAGCTACGGTAACTCGGAAGGGAGTTCACAGGGCCATACCGGCGCACAGTTACGCATTGCCGCCTACGGTCCTCGAGCCGCTAACGTGGTGGGGCTGACCGACCAGACCGATCTGTTCTTCACCATGCGCGATGCCATGAATATTAAATAA
- a CDS encoding glutathione S-transferase N-terminal domain-containing protein has protein sequence MLDLSRFPITQRWPAKHPERLQLYSLPTPNGVKVSIMLEEIGLPYEAHLIDIGKNETWTPEFLSLNPNGKIPAILDPAGPDDQPLALFESGAILLYLAEKCGQLLPRDPALRYETIQWVFFQMASVGPMFGQLGFFHKFAGREYEDKRPLERYQKESKRLLGVLEARLQGRSWIMAEEYTIADISLLGWVRNLIGFYEARELVSFDSFPAVGQWLARGLARPAVQRGINIPAREA, from the coding sequence ATGCTTGATCTTTCCCGCTTTCCAATCACCCAACGCTGGCCAGCCAAACATCCGGAGCGGTTGCAACTGTATTCTCTGCCAACCCCCAACGGGGTGAAAGTCTCCATTATGCTCGAAGAGATCGGTTTGCCTTATGAAGCCCATCTGATCGACATTGGTAAAAATGAAACCTGGACACCAGAATTTCTGTCGTTGAATCCCAACGGTAAAATCCCCGCCATCCTCGATCCGGCTGGCCCCGATGACCAGCCGCTGGCGTTATTCGAATCCGGGGCAATTCTGCTGTATCTGGCTGAGAAATGCGGCCAGCTCTTGCCGCGCGATCCCGCGTTACGATATGAAACTATCCAGTGGGTCTTTTTCCAGATGGCCTCCGTCGGCCCGATGTTTGGCCAGCTTGGCTTCTTCCACAAATTCGCCGGGCGCGAATATGAAGACAAGCGGCCGTTGGAACGTTATCAGAAAGAGTCTAAACGCCTGCTTGGCGTTTTAGAGGCACGCTTGCAAGGGCGTAGCTGGATCATGGCAGAGGAATATACTATTGCCGATATCTCGCTGCTTGGCTGGGTACGTAACCTGATCGGATTCTATGAAGCCCGCGAACTGGTGTCGTTCGACAGTTTCCCTGCGGTTGGCCAATGGCTGGCGCGTGGCCTGGCACGCCCCGCCGTCCAACGCGGGATCAATATCCCTGCCCGCGAAGCCTGA
- a CDS encoding carbonic anhydrase, translating into MQEVIDGFLKFQREAFVERTELFKRLATSQSPRTLFISCSDSRLVPELITQREPGDLFVIRNAGNIVPSFGPEPGGVSASVEYAVAALDVEDIVICGHSDCGAMTAIATCKCLDHMPTVANWLRYADAAKAVNQANEHASEHDRINSMVRENVIAQLTNLKTHPSVALALDRGNLRLHGWVYDIATGCIDALDGNTRRFVPLASNPSVTASPAMQRF; encoded by the coding sequence ATGCAAGAGGTTATTGACGGTTTTCTGAAGTTCCAGCGCGAGGCTTTTGTTGAGCGTACAGAGCTGTTCAAACGTCTGGCTACCAGCCAGAGCCCACGCACCCTATTTATCTCATGTTCCGACAGCCGATTGGTGCCGGAACTGATCACCCAACGCGAACCGGGCGACCTGTTCGTTATCCGCAACGCAGGCAATATCGTGCCTTCTTTCGGGCCTGAGCCTGGTGGTGTTTCAGCCTCGGTGGAATATGCCGTTGCCGCGCTAGACGTAGAGGATATTGTGATTTGCGGCCACTCCGATTGCGGCGCCATGACCGCCATTGCCACCTGCAAATGCCTGGATCACATGCCAACCGTAGCCAACTGGCTGCGCTATGCCGATGCGGCCAAGGCGGTCAATCAGGCCAATGAGCACGCCAGCGAGCACGATCGCATTAACTCGATGGTGCGTGAAAACGTCATTGCCCAACTGACCAACCTGAAAACTCACCCTTCGGTCGCGCTGGCGCTCGATCGAGGCAATCTGCGGCTGCATGGCTGGGTCTACGATATCGCTACCGGCTGTATTGACGCATTAGATGGCAATACCCGCCGTTTCGTACCGCTGGCGAGCAACCCGAGCGTCACCGCCAGCCCAGCCATGCAACGTTTCTAA
- a CDS encoding cytochrome P450, which yields MTACPFSVASKQAVQEALSHRHLGVRPPDEPVPTALLATPAQPIFAAMVRMRDDAVQSELKAAITRALATFSDDDIRQTTRDVAARLAADLVTAEQLTRFNYALSIGVLAAFLGIPYPDCPDLVDEVLDFVRCIAPGGSAEQMTRGAIAAGKLQSRMAWAEGPLFHSLCQQIGDRSLAVANAIGLFFQACEGTAGLIGQTLLMRKECSQTAEDPISRVLQQTPPIQTTRRFALQDTRLDGQPLLAGQGVLVHLKTPEASFAFGYGVHQCPGERWARIIAAAGIDYLSVLDSKPELLSHFRWRASQNARVPEFFTAEERNDDCGHF from the coding sequence ATGACGGCCTGCCCCTTTTCAGTTGCTTCAAAGCAAGCAGTACAGGAAGCGTTATCCCACCGTCACCTCGGCGTTCGCCCCCCTGATGAGCCGGTTCCAACGGCATTGCTTGCCACACCGGCTCAACCTATCTTTGCTGCCATGGTGCGCATGCGTGATGACGCGGTACAGAGTGAGTTGAAGGCCGCAATCACCAGGGCGTTAGCCACGTTCAGTGACGATGATATCCGCCAAACGACGAGGGATGTAGCAGCACGATTAGCGGCCGATCTGGTAACGGCAGAGCAGCTAACCCGTTTTAACTATGCTTTGTCGATCGGTGTGCTGGCCGCGTTTTTGGGGATCCCATATCCGGATTGCCCTGATTTGGTGGATGAGGTTTTGGATTTTGTGCGTTGTATTGCGCCTGGCGGCAGCGCAGAGCAAATGACAAGGGGCGCTATTGCCGCTGGAAAGTTGCAGTCGCGGATGGCGTGGGCGGAGGGACCTTTGTTTCATAGCCTCTGTCAGCAGATTGGCGATCGTTCGCTCGCGGTGGCCAATGCCATCGGATTGTTTTTCCAGGCCTGTGAGGGAACCGCCGGATTGATCGGCCAAACGTTGTTAATGAGAAAAGAATGTTCACAAACGGCGGAGGATCCGATCTCGCGGGTGTTGCAACAAACGCCGCCGATCCAGACCACCCGGCGGTTTGCGTTACAGGATACGCGGCTTGACGGTCAACCGCTGCTCGCGGGGCAGGGCGTGTTAGTGCATTTGAAAACGCCAGAGGCGAGTTTTGCCTTCGGCTATGGTGTCCATCAATGTCCTGGCGAACGTTGGGCGCGGATCATCGCTGCGGCCGGGATTGACTATTTATCTGTGCTTGATAGCAAGCCTGAACTGCTGAGCCATTTTCGCTGGCGCGCGTCGCAGAATGCGCGGGTACCCGAGTTTTTTACTGCTGAGGAGAGGAATGATGATTGCGGTCATTTTTGA
- a CDS encoding helix-turn-helix transcriptional regulator — translation MNNNPLEDRLAALTAAIADRTRARMLCLLMDGRAYTATELSAAVDVAASTASSHIARLLEQNLIACVKQGRNRFYRLAGKPVADMLETLMTLAGVERPAVKSSTPLSLRFARTCYDHMAGEVAVQLHHRLLELAWLTGERDYQLSEPGRTALTRLGVDCSPMPTRRRFACDCLDWSERKAHLGGALGAALLTTFEKRGWVRRHLDSRELQLTATGKKMLKAHFGLSL, via the coding sequence ATGAATAACAATCCTCTCGAAGATCGTCTGGCCGCATTGACAGCGGCCATTGCCGACCGCACCAGAGCGCGCATGCTGTGCCTGCTGATGGACGGGCGCGCCTATACTGCGACAGAACTGAGTGCGGCGGTCGATGTCGCCGCCTCAACCGCCAGCAGCCATATTGCACGTCTGTTGGAACAGAATCTGATCGCCTGTGTAAAACAGGGCCGCAATCGCTTTTATCGTCTGGCAGGCAAACCGGTGGCCGATATGCTGGAAACCCTGATGACACTGGCCGGAGTGGAACGGCCAGCAGTCAAAAGCAGTACCCCACTTTCCTTACGCTTTGCCCGAACCTGCTATGACCATATGGCGGGCGAAGTCGCGGTTCAGTTACACCATCGGCTGCTGGAACTGGCCTGGCTAACGGGGGAACGCGACTACCAGCTCAGCGAGCCAGGACGGACGGCATTAACACGGTTAGGCGTCGACTGTTCTCCAATGCCTACACGGCGGCGTTTCGCCTGCGATTGCCTCGACTGGAGCGAACGCAAAGCACACCTTGGCGGCGCTTTGGGGGCCGCTCTGCTGACCACATTCGAGAAACGGGGCTGGGTCCGTCGCCACCTGGACAGCCGCGAGTTACAACTCACCGCTACCGGTAAAAAAATGCTAAAGGCACATTTTGGGCTATCACTTTAA
- a CDS encoding fimbrial protein: protein MINLIRKFSGLRQRPKRAMLFLLLMSAGQMAYAQCRVTTNNPQDIIMNVGRVLITPTSKVGDILATGKFDIRRDNSISCSGNSTLFGRILQGGPSSVSDKIWTTNVPGVGIRLYRQIGTQEGAYYPHEIYRNGGVYLAEGYFVVEVIKIAQNTGTGSLVPGQYSSYYADGTGPSKPILISHVLANSITIVTSSCSVDAGSKNKVINLSTVATAAFKGVGSTAAEQDFSININCVGGTGTELLPGGSGEGIVNVRFDYTPDPSNAPGVLKSLQDTNTASGVSVQLLNGKDSTPISNGAAIYAGHTIANQTNTITLPLKARYYQTASRMKGGTLKSIATFTLEYN, encoded by the coding sequence ATGATCAACCTTATCCGTAAATTCTCCGGACTGCGTCAGCGCCCTAAACGCGCCATGCTGTTTTTACTGCTGATGTCAGCAGGGCAGATGGCCTATGCCCAATGTCGGGTAACCACCAATAACCCGCAGGACATCATCATGAATGTCGGCAGGGTGCTGATTACGCCAACCAGTAAAGTGGGGGATATCCTCGCCACCGGCAAGTTCGACATTCGCCGTGACAACAGCATTTCCTGTAGCGGCAATAGCACCTTGTTTGGTCGTATTCTGCAAGGTGGTCCCAGTTCGGTTAGCGATAAGATCTGGACCACCAACGTACCGGGTGTGGGGATCCGCCTTTATCGCCAGATCGGGACTCAGGAAGGGGCTTATTACCCGCACGAGATCTATCGTAATGGGGGTGTGTATCTGGCAGAAGGCTACTTTGTGGTTGAAGTGATCAAGATTGCGCAGAATACCGGCACCGGTTCATTGGTTCCGGGGCAGTATTCGTCTTACTACGCAGACGGTACGGGGCCTTCAAAACCGATTTTGATCTCTCACGTTCTGGCGAACAGTATCACCATTGTTACCTCATCCTGTTCGGTGGATGCGGGCTCTAAAAACAAGGTGATTAATCTGAGTACGGTGGCCACGGCGGCGTTTAAAGGGGTTGGCAGTACGGCTGCGGAACAGGACTTCTCAATTAATATCAACTGCGTGGGCGGCACCGGAACAGAACTGCTGCCAGGCGGTTCAGGTGAAGGGATAGTGAATGTACGCTTTGACTATACCCCCGATCCTTCCAATGCGCCGGGCGTGCTGAAGTCGCTACAGGATACCAATACGGCCAGCGGCGTATCGGTCCAGTTACTGAACGGTAAGGACTCCACGCCAATTAGTAACGGGGCTGCAATCTATGCCGGGCATACCATCGCCAACCAGACCAATACCATCACGCTGCCGCTGAAGGCACGTTACTATCAAACCGCCAGCAGAATGAAGGGCGGCACGCTCAAGTCGATAGCCACCTTTACGCTCGAATATAACTAA
- a CDS encoding antibiotic biosynthesis monooxygenase: protein MIAVIFELQAAAGQRETYLDLAAELKPLLAEIDGFISIERFQSLSDPEKLLSLSFWRDEAAVQQWRNLEQHRKAQARGRHDVLAYYRLRVADVVRDYGLEPREQAPVDSRYFHG, encoded by the coding sequence ATGATTGCGGTCATTTTTGAATTACAGGCTGCCGCCGGGCAGCGCGAAACCTATCTGGATCTGGCTGCTGAACTGAAACCGCTGCTGGCAGAAATTGACGGTTTTATCTCTATTGAACGTTTCCAGAGTTTGAGCGATCCGGAGAAATTGTTGTCACTGTCGTTCTGGCGAGATGAGGCGGCAGTGCAGCAGTGGCGTAACCTGGAGCAACACCGTAAAGCTCAGGCACGTGGGCGGCATGACGTATTGGCATATTATCGGCTGCGAGTAGCTGATGTGGTGCGCGATTATGGCCTGGAACCACGTGAGCAGGCACCCGTCGACAGTCGGTATTTCCATGGTTGA